The DNA window ATTGATGGGAAAGTCAAAACTTCTCCAACTTTTAGTTTATTATCCATAGCAGTTTCGTTATTAATCATAATTGTTTCTGGTTTAACACCAAATTTCTTTGCAATAGACTGTACAGTATCCTTCTTTTGTACCTTATATGTTATTTTTTCTGCTCTTTTTGGTTGAACAGGAGGTTTTTCTTCTTTCTTTTCTACCACTTCTTCTTTTACAAAATTATAGTCTTTTTCAAAAGTAGTAAAGTTACTTGTAGTTAACTCTAATCCCCCATTTCCAGCCTCATCTACTTGGAAATAATCGGTAAAGAGTTCATTATTGAATACTTCTTTACTAGAAATCATATATAGTCTAAAAGAGAACACAACAATAGCTAGAATCAATGTATAGCCCATTGTTTTCCTAACAATTCTTTTCATAATTTACCCCATTCTCAGATGTTTTTTATTTGTACAGAACCTTAGGGAGCTGTGCTAATAATTCATCATTGTTTCTAGTTATTTTTATTGCCTTTATTAATGCTGAGGTAGCACTAACTTTATTGTCAAAATCATTTAGTAATCTTCTTAAATTCCAAATATCATCTATTTGATTTTTATTAAGAAGTAGTTCTTCTTTTCTTGTTCCTGATTTTGTTATATCTATTGCAGGAAAAATCCTAAATTCAGCTAACTGTCTATCCAAATAAATATCACAATTTCCTGTTGATTTAAATTCTTCATAGATAACTTCATCCATTTTACTTCCTGTATCAACAAGAATTGTAGCAATAATTGTTAAACTTCCACCATTTTTTATATTTCTAGCTGCACCAAAAAAGTTTTTTGGATGATATAATGCTGTTGGATCTATCCCTCCTGAAAGTAGCTTTCCACTTGAAGGCATTACAATATTGTATGCTCTTGCAAGTCTAGTTAAAGAATCTAGTAAAATTACTACATTTTCTCCATCTTCAACTTTCATTTTAGCTTTTTCTATTATTTCTTCTGTCACTTTTATATGATTTTTAGGATCGTCATCAAATGTTGAAGCAAAGACTGTTGCTCCTTCAACATTTTCTTTGATATCTGTAACTTCTTCTGGTCTTTCATCTATTAGTAATATCCAAACTTCTGAATCTTTTTGACCTTCTATTAAGGCATTGGCAATAGAACTTATAAAAGTTGTTTTCCCAGCCTTTGGTGGCGCTATTATTAAAGCTCTTTGCCCTTTTCCTATTGGAGATATTAAATCTAATATTCTACCAGAAATATTATCTTGTTCTATACCAAGTTTAAATTGTTCTATTGGGTAAGTTGGGATTAACTCTTCATAGGGAATTCTACTCTCTAGTGCTGCTAAATCATTATCATTAGCTTTTAGAACTCTTCTTATTGCAAAGTTCTTTTCTTCACCTATTGGTTTTCTAACTTCACCTAAGACTTGATCGCCTCTTCTAAGTTTAAATCTTTTTATTTGTGAAGCTGACATATAGATATTTTTTCCCAATGTTGTTTCTTTTAAAAAACCAAAGCCTTCTGGTGCTGTGTCTAATATACCATAGGCAAGTTCTGTATTATTCTCTTCAAGGGAATGTGATATTAGTTTTTTTAATTCATCCTTTTTTTGGCCTACACTTACTTCTATTTCCATGACCTTTGCTATTTCTTGTAAATCTTTTAAAAGAAGTTTATTTAAAATATCCATAGTTTCTCCTTATTATTGCTTTCTAAACTATTTCTCCATATAATGTCCAAGTTTTGCATTCATTAATTTTTATATTTACAAATTGTCCTTTTAAAGCTAAATCTCCTTTAAAAAGTACAACTTTATTTGTTGAAGTTCTTCCAGATAAAACTTCTTTATTTTTTTTACTAGATCCTTCTACTAAAACTTTGACAATTTTATCTTTATATTTACTACTTTCATTAAAAGAGCATTTATTCTGAACTTCCATTAATCTTTGAAGTCTTTCTTTTTTTACAGATTCTTCTATTTGATTATCCATAGTTGCTGCTTTTGTCCCCTTTCTTATAGAGTACATGAACATATATGAATTATCAAAACTAACTTTTTGTACAACATCAACAGTATCTAAAAAGTCTTCTTCTGTTTCTCCTGGAAAACCAACTATAATATCAGCTGTTAAAGCTACACCAGGAATCTTTGATTTAATTTTATCAACTAAGGCTAAATATTTTTCCTTAGTATAACCTCTTCCCATTTTTTTTAATATTTGAGATGAGCCTGATTGTAATGGTAGATGTAAGCATTTTGATATTTTATCATTTTTACCAATAACATCAATAACATCATCTGTAAAATCCCTAGGGTGTGGAGATACAAATCTCACTATATAATCTCCTTCAACTTTACAAATTTCATCTAAAAGTTTTGCAAAATTATCTCCGTTTTTAAAATCCTTTCCATATGAATTAACATTTTGCCCTAATAAAACTATTTCTTTTGCACCTTTTTTTACATATTGTTCTACATCTTTTACTATTTCTTCAAGAGGAACAGATCTTTCTCTACCTCTAACATAAGGAACTATGCAAAAAGTACAAAAATTATTACAACCATAAGTAATTGAAATAGAAGCTGTCTGATCTGAACCAAATTCAGCATCCAGCCTTGGTGGTAATTCGTCTTCATTATCTGTATATACTTCATGAGTACTTTCATTATTTTCTATTTTTTCTATTGCTTGAGGTATTCTTCCTATATTTTGATTTCCCATAAC is part of the Fusobacterium nucleatum genome and encodes:
- the rho gene encoding transcription termination factor Rho, which produces MDILNKLLLKDLQEIAKVMEIEVSVGQKKDELKKLISHSLEENNTELAYGILDTAPEGFGFLKETTLGKNIYMSASQIKRFKLRRGDQVLGEVRKPIGEEKNFAIRRVLKANDNDLAALESRIPYEELIPTYPIEQFKLGIEQDNISGRILDLISPIGKGQRALIIAPPKAGKTTFISSIANALIEGQKDSEVWILLIDERPEEVTDIKENVEGATVFASTFDDDPKNHIKVTEEIIEKAKMKVEDGENVVILLDSLTRLARAYNIVMPSSGKLLSGGIDPTALYHPKNFFGAARNIKNGGSLTIIATILVDTGSKMDEVIYEEFKSTGNCDIYLDRQLAEFRIFPAIDITKSGTRKEELLLNKNQIDDIWNLRRLLNDFDNKVSATSALIKAIKITRNNDELLAQLPKVLYK
- the miaB gene encoding tRNA (N6-isopentenyl adenosine(37)-C2)-methylthiotransferase MiaB encodes the protein MKKASIITYGCQMNVNESAKIKKIFQNLGYDVTEEIDNADAVFLNTCTVREGAATQIFGKLGELKALKEKRGTIIGVTGCFAQEQGEELVKKFPIIDIVMGNQNIGRIPQAIEKIENNESTHEVYTDNEDELPPRLDAEFGSDQTASISITYGCNNFCTFCIVPYVRGRERSVPLEEIVKDVEQYVKKGAKEIVLLGQNVNSYGKDFKNGDNFAKLLDEICKVEGDYIVRFVSPHPRDFTDDVIDVIGKNDKISKCLHLPLQSGSSQILKKMGRGYTKEKYLALVDKIKSKIPGVALTADIIVGFPGETEEDFLDTVDVVQKVSFDNSYMFMYSIRKGTKAATMDNQIEESVKKERLQRLMEVQNKCSFNESSKYKDKIVKVLVEGSSKKNKEVLSGRTSTNKVVLFKGDLALKGQFVNIKINECKTWTLYGEIV